From a region of the Pongo abelii isolate AG06213 chromosome 9, NHGRI_mPonAbe1-v2.0_pri, whole genome shotgun sequence genome:
- the CATSPER1 gene encoding cation channel sperm-associated protein 1 has protein sequence MDQNSVPEKAQNEADTNNADRFFRSHSSPPHHRPGHSGALHHYELHHHGMPHQRGGSHHPPEFRGFHDQALSSHVHQSHHHSEARNHGRAHGPIGFGLAPSQGAVPSHHSYGEDYHDELQRDGRRHHDGSQYSGFHQQSDSHYHRGSHHGRPLHLGENLSHYSSGMPHHSEASHHGGSYLPHGPRPYSESFHHSEASHHSGLQHDESHHHQAHHHDWSHHHEAHHHGWPHHHQAHHHDWSHHHEAHHHGWPHHHQAHHHDWSHHHEAHQHGRSPHHGETLSPHSSVGSYQRGLSDYHSEHHQGDHHPSEYHHGEHPHHTQHHYHRTHQHRDHHQHRDHHGAYHSSYLHGDYQDRDYVQSTSQLSIPHTSWSLIHDAPGPAASRTGVFPSHVAHPRGSAHSMTRSSSTIHSRATQMSKKVHTQDISTKDSEDWRKEEGQFQKRKTGRLQRTRKKGHSTNVFQWLWEKLTFLIQGFREMIRNLTQSLAFETFIFFIVCLNTVMLVAQTFAEVEIRGDWYFMALDSIFFCIYVVEALLKIIALGLSYFYDFWNNLDFFIMAMAMLDFLLMQTHSFAIYHQSLFRILKVFKSLRALRAIRVLRRLSFLTSVQEVTGILGQSLPSIAAILILMFTCLFLFSAVLRALFRKSDPKRFQNIFTTIFTLFTLLTLDDWSLIYLDSRAQGAWYIIPILIIYIIIQYFIFLNLVITVLVDSFQTALFKGLEKAKQERAARIQEKLLEDSLTELRAAEPKEVASEGTMLKRLIEKKFGTMTEKQQELLFHYLQLVASVEQEQQKFRSQAAVIDEIVDTTFEAGEEDFRN, from the exons ATGGATCAAAACTCAGTGCCTGAAAAGGCTCAGAATGAGGCAGACACCAATAATGCAGATAGGTTCTTTCGCTCTCACTCATCACCCCCACACCACAGGCCAGGCCACAGCGGAGCTCTCCACCATTACGAGTTGCACCATCACGGCATGCCCCACCAACGTGGTGGATCTCACCACCCTCCGGAGTTCCGAGGCTTCCACGACCAAGCCTTGTCCTCCCATGTCCACCAATCTCACCACCACAGCGAGGCACGGAATCATGGCAGAGCCCATGGCCCCATAGGCTTTGGCCTGGCTCCCTCTCAAGGCGCCGTCCCCTCCCACCATTCCTATGGTGAGGACTACCATGATGAGCTCCAGCGTGATGGCCGGAGGCATCATGATGGGTCCCAATACAGTGGGTTCCATCAGCAGAGTGACTCCCATTACCATAGGGGGTCTCACCATGGCAGACCCCTACATCTCGGTGAGAATTTATCCCACTATTCCTCTGGCATGCCCCACCACAGCGAGGCTTCCCACCATGGTGGGTCCTACCTGCCCCATGGACCCAGGCCCTACAGTGAGTCCTTCCACCACAGCGAGGCTTCCCACCACAGCGGGCTCCAACATGATGAGTCCCACCATCACCAagcccaccaccatgactggtcCCATCATCATGAagcccaccaccatggctggccccaCCATCACCAagcccaccaccatgactggtcCCATCATCATGAagcccaccaccatggctggccccaCCATCACCAagcccaccaccatgactggtcCCATCATCATGAAGCCCACCAGCATGGAAGGTCTCCTCATCACGGAGAGACCCTTTCTCCTCATTCCTCTGTGGGGTCCTACCAGCGTGGGCTATCTGACTATCACAGCGAGCACCACCAAGGTGATCACCACCCCAGTGAGTACCACCATGGCGAGCAtccccaccacacacagcacCACTACCACCGGACCCACCAGCACCGAGACCACCATCAGCACCGAGACCACCACGGCGCGTATCATTCCAGTTACCTCCATGGCGACTACCAGGACAGGGACTACGTCCAGAGCACTTCCCAGCTCTCTATCCCACACACGTCCTGGAGCCTGATTCATGATGCCCCCGGCCCTGCTGCTTCTCGTACAGGAGTCTTCCCCTCTCACGTGGCACACCCACGGGGCTCGGCTCACAGCATGACTCGGTCCTCCAGCACAATCCATTCACGTGCCACCCAGATGTCCAAAAAAGTCCATACCCAGGATATCTCCACCAAAGATTCAGAAGACTGGCGCAAAGAAGAGGGGCAATTTCAGAAACGCAAAA CCGGCCGGCTCCAGCGGACCCGCAAGAAGGGACACTCTACCAATGTCTTCCAGTGGCTGTGGGAAAAGCTAACCTTCCTCATTCAGGGCTTCCGGGAAATGATCCGGAACCTGACCCAATCCCTGGCCTTTGAAACTTTCATCTTCTTCATCGTCTGCCTCAACACCGTCATGCTGGTGGCCCAGACCTTCGCTGAAGTCGAGATCCGGGGCG ATTGGTACTTCATGGCCTTGGACTCCATATTCTTCTGCATCTACGTGGTGGAAGCCCTGCTCAAGATCATCGCCCTGGGCCTCTCGTACTTCTATGACTTCTGGAACAATTTGG ACTTCTTCATTATGGCCATGGCCATGCTGGACTTCTTGCTGATGCAGACCCACTCCTTCGCCATCTACCACCAAAGCCTCTTCCGGATCCTCAAGGTCTTCAAGAGCTTGCGGGCCCTGAGGGCAATCCGGGTCCTGCGGAGGCTCAG TTTCCTGACCAGCGTCCAGGAAGTGACAGGGATCCTGGGCCAGTCCTTGCCATCCATCGCAGCCATCCTCATCCTCATGTTTACCTGCCTCT TCCTCTTCTCCGCGGTCCTCCGGGCACTGTTCCGAAAATCTGACCCCAAGCGCTTCCAGAACATCTTCACCACCATCTTCACCCTCTTCACCTTGCTCACGCTGGATGACTGGTCCCTCATCTACCTGGACAGCCGTGCCCAGG GCGCCTGGTACATCATTCCCATCCTCATAATTTATATCATCATCCAGTACTTCATCTTCCTCAA CCTGGTGATTACTGTCCTGGTGGATAGCTTCCAGACGGCGCTGTTCAAAGGCCTCGAGAAAGCGAAGCAGGAG AGGGCCGCCCGGATCCAAGAGAAGCTGCTGGAAGACTCACTAACGGAGCTCAGAGCCGCAG
- the GAL3ST3 gene encoding galactose-3-O-sulfotransferase 3 — protein MPPILQRLQQATKMMSRRKILLLVLGCSTVSLLIHQGAQLSWYPKLFPLSCPPLRNSPPRPKHMTVAFLKTHKTAGTTVQNILFRFAERHNLTVALPHPSCEHQFCYPRNFSAHFVHPATRPPHVLASHLRFDRAELERLMPPGTVYVTILREPAAMFESLFSYYNQYCPAFRRVPNASLEAFLRAPEAYYRAGEHFAMFAHNTLAYDLGGDNERSPRDDAAYLAGLIRQVEEVFSLVMIAEYFDESLVLLRRLLAWDLDDVLYAKLNARAASSRLAAIPATLARAARTWNALDAGLYDHFNATFWRRVARAGRACVEREARELREARQRLLRRCFGDEPLLRPAAQIRTKQLQPWQPSRKVDIMGYDLPGGGAGPATEACLKLAMPEVQYSNYLLRKQKRRGGARARPEPVLDNPPPRPIRVLPRGPQGP, from the exons ATGCCACCCATCCTCCAGCGCCTGCAGCAGGCCACCAAGATGATGAGCCGCCGGAAAATCCTGCTGCTGGTGCTAGGGTGCAGCACCGTAAGCCTTCTCATCCACCAGGGGGCGCAGCTCAGCTG GTACCCCAAGCTGTTCCCCCTGAGCTGCCCTCCTCTGCGGAACTCGCCGCCGCGCCCCAAGCACATGACCGTGGCCTTCCTGAAGACTCACAAGACGGCAGGCACGACGGTGCAGAACATCCTGTTCCGCTTCGCCGAGCGCCACAACCTGACGGTGGCCCTGCCGCACCCGAGCTGCGAGCACCAGTTCTGCTACCCGCGCAACTTCTCGGCGCACTTCGTGCACCCGGCCACGCGGCCGCCGCACGTGCTGGCCAGCCACCTGCGCTTCGACCGTGCAGAGCTGGAGCGCCTCATGCCGCCTGGCACCGTCTATGTCACCATCCTGCGCGAGCCGGCCGCCATGTTCGAGTCGCTCTTCAGCTACTACAACCAGTACTGCCCGGCCTTCCGGCGCGTGCCCAACGCCTCACTCGAGGCCTTCCTGCGCGCGCCCGAGGCCTACTACCGCGCCGGCGAGCACTTCGCCATGTTCGCACACAACACGCTGGCCTACGACCTGGGCGGCGACAATGAGCGCAGCCCGCGCGACGACGCCGCCTACCTGGCGGGCCTCATCCGCCAGGTGGAGGAGGTTTTCTCGCTTGTCATGATCGCCGAGTACTTCGACGAGTCGCTAGTGCTGCTGCGGCGCCTGCTGGCCTGGGACCTGGACGACGTGCTCTACGCCAAGCTCAACGCGCGCGCCGCCAGCTCGCGCCTGGCCGCCATCCCCGCGACGCTGGCGCGGGCGGCGCGCACCTGGAACGCCCTGGACGCCGGCCTCTACGACCACTTCAACGCCACCTTCTGGCGCCGCGTGGCGCGCGCGGGCCGCGCGTGCGTGGAGCGCGAGGCGCGCGAGCTACGCGAGGCCCGCCAGCGCCTACTGCGGCGCTGCTTCGGGGACGAGCCACTGCTGCGGCCTGCCGCGCAGATCCGCACCAAGCAGCTGCAGCCGTGGCAGCCCAGCCGCAAGGTGGACATTATGGGCTATGACCTGCCCGGCGGCGGCGCCGGCCCGGCCACCGAGGCCTGCCTCAAGCTGGCCATGCCCGAGGTCCAGTACTCGAACTACCTGTTGCGCAAGCAGAAGCGCCGGGGCGGTGCGCGGGCTCGGCCCGAGCCGGTCCTGGACAATCCCCCGCCTCGGCCCATCCGAGTGCTGCCTCGCGGCCCTCAAGGTCCCTGA